The genomic region GGCAATACCCGTCGCAAGAAGTACTTCAGCTGCCGAGCCTGCCAGGCTTCCAATTGTTCCCGGCGGGTAAATCTCAACCGGTAGCGGCTATGCAGGAAACTGAGCGCGCTGCGCAATGTGCCAATCAAGCGCTCACCGCTCATCGCCGAACGCCTCCCAGGCATGGGTGCAATGAGAAGGCAAGACCGCTACGGCCGGCTCGCGGCGGATCAAGGTGCCCAAGCCGCTGTAGGTTTGACGATACTGTTGGGCATCGTGGCTGGCAAACCATAAGGCCGGTGGCGCTGGCAGCCGCCCAGCACGGCAGGCAGGCATCGACCAGCACGCGTCGGCCACCAGAAACACTGGCCGCCCCTGGGCATCGGGTATGAACAACCCCAACTGTCCTTCGCTATGCCCCGGCAGCGGTACGCCCAGCAGGCTGGCGTCGCCAAGCAAGTCGATGCCTTGGCGAAAAGGCGCCATCCACTGCGGCAACGCAGCTTTTTTGCAGGTATCGGCGAGGGTCAAGCGCGCGGCGAAATCGTCGGGCAACAAGGCCGGCAGGTGACCGCCGAGGGTCGCTCGCCAGCGATGGCCACGCAGGCTTTCGATGTGTTTGCGGTCGGCATCCAGGGCAATGAACGTGGCCTTGGGAAAGTCTCTGAGCCCGGCGATATGATCGCTGTGAAAATGCGAAATGATCACCGTGCGTATGTCATCGGGACCAATACCGA from Pseudomonas yamanorum harbors:
- a CDS encoding MBL fold metallo-hydrolase — translated: MSRTVSLSVLRAGWCQHLECMADRGGRWAPTRFPALCGLIRHPDAGWILYDTGYAEHFFSATQALPERLYRTAVPVELPVKEQLLAQLRAFGIGPDDIRTVIISHFHSDHIAGLRDFPKATFIALDADRKHIESLRGHRWRATLGGHLPALLPDDFAARLTLADTCKKAALPQWMAPFRQGIDLLGDASLLGVPLPGHSEGQLGLFIPDAQGRPVFLVADACWSMPACRAGRLPAPPALWFASHDAQQYRQTYSGLGTLIRREPAVAVLPSHCTHAWEAFGDER